DNA sequence from the Janibacter sp. CX7 genome:
CGCGGCTCCCTGCCCGAGGAGGAAGGGGGTGAGGACGTCGACCTCGACCAGCGCCCCGACTGGCTCACGGTCCTCAAGCTCGTCGCCGTCTTCGTCTTCCTCATCGCCACCGTCGACCTGCTCGGCTGGGCGATCTCCGGCGCGCTCTTCTTCGCCGGCTGCTCCCTGACCCTCGGCAGCCGCACCTGGGTGCGCGACCTCGTCATCGGCGCCCTCCTGTCGGTGGGCACCTTCTACGCCTTCTACGTCGCCCTCGGCGTCCCGCTGCCGGCGGGCATCCTGGACGGGATCCTCTGATGGACAACCTCACCCACCTCATCGACGGCTTCGGCTCGGCGCTCACGCCGACCAACCTGCTCTTCGCCTGCGTCGGCGTGCTCCTCGGCACCGCGGTCGGCGTCCTGCCCGGCATCGGCCCGGCCATGACCGTGGCACTGCTGCTCCCAATCACCTACAACGTCGAGCCGTCGAGCGCCTTCATCATGTTCGCCGGCATCTACTACGGCGGCATGTACGGCGGGTCGACCACCTCGATCCTGCTCAACACCCCCGGAGAGTCCTCGTCGGTCATCACCGCCATCGAGGGCAACAAGATGGCGAAGGCCGGCAGGGCGGCCCAAGCCCTGGCCACGGCGGCCATCGGCTCCTTCATCGCCGGCGCGATCGGCACGGCGCTGCTGACCTTCTTCGCGCCGTGGATCGCGGTGCAGGCCGTCAAGCTCGGCGACCCGTCCTACCTCGCGATCATGGTCCTGGCCCTCGTGGCCGTCACCGCGGTCCTCGGCAGCTCGAAGCTGCGCGGGTTCATCGGGCTCTTCCTCGGCCTGGCCGTCGGCATCGTCGGCATCGACTCGCTCACCGGTCAGAGCCGCGCGACCTTCGGGATCCCGCTGCTCGGCGACGGCATCGACATCGTCGTCGTGGCCGTCGCGATCTTCGCCATCGGCGAGGCCCTGTGGGTCGCGGCCTTCCTGCGCCGCCGGCCCCAGGAGATCATCCCCGTGGGCCGGCCGTGGATGGGCAAGGACGACTTCAAGCGCTCGTGGAAGCCGTGGCTGCGCGGTACCGCCTTCGGCTTCCCCTTCGGCGCGGTGCCGGCCGGTGGCGCGGAGCTGCCGACCTTCCTCTCCTACATCACCGAGCGCAAGCTCTCGAAGCACCCCGAGGAGTTCGGCAAGGGCGCCATCGAGGGTGTCGCCGGTCCGGAGGCCGCCAACAACGCCTCCGCCGCCGGCACGCTCGTGCCGATGCTGGCCCTCGGTCTGCCGACCAATGCGACGGCCGCGATCATGCTCGCCGCGATGATGGGCTACGGCATCCAGCCCGGACCCGCGCTCTTCGAGTCCGAGAGCACTCTCGTGTGGACGCTCATCGCGAGCCTCTTCATCGGCAACTTCCTGCTGCTCGTGCTCAACCTGCCGCTCGCGCCCCTGTGGGCCAAGCTGCTGCGCACCCCGCGTCCGTACCTCTACGCCGGCATCCTCTTCTTCGCCTCGCTCGGCGCGCTCGCGGTCAACCTGCAGTGGTTCGACCTGGCCCTGCTGCTCTTCTTCGGCCTCGTCGGCCTGGGCATGAGGCGCTTCGCGATCCCGGTGCTGCCGCTGATCATCGGCGTCATCCTCGGCCCCCGCCTGGAGGAGAACCTGCGCAAGACGCTGCTGCTGTCCAGCGGCGACTGGAGCGGCCTCTTCAGCGAGCCCGCCGCGGTCGTCGTCTACGGCATCATCGTCATCGGCTTCATCGGCATGGTGGTCGCGGGCTTCGTCCGTGGCCGCAAGGACACCACGACCTCGGAGGTCTCGGCATGACCATCGTCATCGGATACACCCCGGAGCCGGCCAGCGCCCAGGCTCTCGAGCGCGGCCTGACCGAGGCCCGGCTGCGCGGCGAGGACGTGCTCCTCGTCAACGCGACGAAGGGAGACGCCTTCGTCGACACCCGCTACGGCCAGCAGGGCGACATCGCCCGGGTCCGCGAGCAGCTCGAGGCGTCGGGTCTCACCTTCGAGATCAGCCAGCCGATGGGACCCGACATCGCCGACCTCGTCCTCGACGAGGCCGAGCGGGTCGGCGCCTCGCT
Encoded proteins:
- a CDS encoding tripartite tricarboxylate transporter TctB family protein, producing MSDTIQTPTTPAPERERDLTQFVVVAFLAIVATFLVVDAAGLRNDFAETDPVGPKFFPWFVAAMLYLTAALLSVAILRGSLPEEEGGEDVDLDQRPDWLTVLKLVAVFVFLIATVDLLGWAISGALFFAGCSLTLGSRTWVRDLVIGALLSVGTFYAFYVALGVPLPAGILDGIL
- a CDS encoding tripartite tricarboxylate transporter permease, with protein sequence MDNLTHLIDGFGSALTPTNLLFACVGVLLGTAVGVLPGIGPAMTVALLLPITYNVEPSSAFIMFAGIYYGGMYGGSTTSILLNTPGESSSVITAIEGNKMAKAGRAAQALATAAIGSFIAGAIGTALLTFFAPWIAVQAVKLGDPSYLAIMVLALVAVTAVLGSSKLRGFIGLFLGLAVGIVGIDSLTGQSRATFGIPLLGDGIDIVVVAVAIFAIGEALWVAAFLRRRPQEIIPVGRPWMGKDDFKRSWKPWLRGTAFGFPFGAVPAGGAELPTFLSYITERKLSKHPEEFGKGAIEGVAGPEAANNASAAGTLVPMLALGLPTNATAAIMLAAMMGYGIQPGPALFESESTLVWTLIASLFIGNFLLLVLNLPLAPLWAKLLRTPRPYLYAGILFFASLGALAVNLQWFDLALLLFFGLVGLGMRRFAIPVLPLIIGVILGPRLEENLRKTLLLSSGDWSGLFSEPAAVVVYGIIVIGFIGMVVAGFVRGRKDTTTSEVSA
- a CDS encoding universal stress protein — translated: MTIVIGYTPEPASAQALERGLTEARLRGEDVLLVNATKGDAFVDTRYGQQGDIARVREQLEASGLTFEISQPMGPDIADLVLDEAERVGASLIVIGLRHRTPVGKLLLGSTAQRILLDATCPVLAVKPPR